The Rickettsia felis URRWXCal2 genome contains the following window.
TTTTTCATACATTTCTAGTGCGTCGATATTCATACCGACGGTCATGAAAAACAATCCTAAAAATAAACTTTTGAAAGGATAAATACTTTCTTCTGCCTGCAATCTAAATTCAGTTTCCGCCACTAATACTCCGGCAACAAATGCTCCTAGAGCTAAAGACAAACCAAATGTTTCGGTAGCCCAAGCAGCAGAAAGTACTATTAACAAAGTCATTGAAATAGGTAACTCGCTTGCATTATTACTTTCTGATGAAATGAAAGAAAATACAGGACGAAGAAAAACACGACCGACAATAAATATTGTAAGTAAGGCCGTTACGGCTTTTAAGAGTGCAATACCAAGAGCCGCTGCAAGCGAAGCTTTATTACTATCAGCAAGTAGCGGCACTACCACAAGCAATGGAACTACAGCCAAATCTTGCAGTAACAGAATAGCTAAAGAAACTCTTCCTATTTGGGTTGATTGACTACGATTTTCCTCAATAACCTGCATAACAAGTGCCGTAGATGAAAGGGCAAGGCCACCGCCAGTAATAATAGCCGCACTACTATTACCGTCTATAAGTACCATTGCACCGGCAATTACTATAGCAGTCGTTAAAACTTGCAAACTACCGAGACCAAAGACATATCGTCTCATAGCTTTTAATCGCTCGAAGGATAACTCAAGACCTATCGCAAATAATAGAAATACTACACCAAGTTCACCTAGTAACTTAGTTTGGTCATATGTTACGATTTTTAAACCGTGATCACCTATTGCAGCTCCTGCAATTAAGTAACCAAGTACCGGACTTAATCTAAGACGCTTAAGTATAGCCACGATAAAAACCGCAGTACCGAGTAAAATTATAACGTTAATAAGAATATGATCGTTCATCTTTTCCAAATTTCTTCTAGCTTAAAATGCTCCCGTGCTTCAGGATAAAAAATATTAATTAAAATAGTACCTGCATCTATTAGTACCCACTCTGATTTACCAAGCCCCTCAATATTACTATTTATACCGGCATTATTTTTTAATTCTAAAGCTACATATTCAGCAATTGCTCCAACATTTTTAGTCGAACGACCGCTAGCAAATATAATATAATCGGCTAATTTATGTTTTCCTGTTAAATCAATTACCTCAATATCTTCTGCTTTTTTCTCATTCAAACATTCTAAGATAAATAATTTTAATTCTTCAGCTTCTTTTTTCATAATAATTAATAAATGACATAATAATATTAATTATTATATGCATAAGAGTAGAGTTTATCAATGAATGTTTAAAATTCTATAATAAAAATTCATATAAAGCTTTACTTTAACTAAAAAAAACTTTAATTAATATTTAGGCTTTTATATCTAAAAAGTGATAAAATAATGGCAATATCTGCAGAAGAGTTAGAAAAAATACTTAAGAAATCCTTTCCAAACAGTATAATAAAAATTACTGATTTAGTAGGAGATCAAGACCATTATGCATTAGAAATATCAGATGTTCAATTTAATGGACTTTCTTTAATTAATCAACATAAATTAGTAAAAAACGCCCTGTCTGAAATATTAAATAAAAAACTACATGCAATTACCATAAAAACTATCGCAGTTCCTGAAAAATAATTACAAATATTAATATAATAAATCTTGTACAAATTCAACTTATTATTTAATTAACCTTATACTTACTTAGTTTCTATGAAGCTTTCTAATTGATTCGCTATTTTGAGGTATTTTTTAGCGAAAATTAATAA
Protein-coding sequences here:
- the bolA2 gene encoding BolA protein homolog (Stress-induced morphogen), which codes for MAISAEELEKILKKSFPNSIIKITDLVGDQDHYALEISDVQFNGLSLINQHKLVKNALSEILNKKLHAITIKTIAVPEK
- a CDS encoding Iojap-related protein (TIGR00090), which codes for MKKEAEELKLFILECLNEKKAEDIEVIDLTGKHKLADYIIFASGRSTKNVGAIAEYVALELKNNAGINSNIEGLGKSEWVLIDAGTILINIFYPEAREHFKLEEIWKR
- the kefB gene encoding Glutathione-regulated potassium-efflux system protein KefB; the encoded protein is MNDHILINVIILLGTAVFIVAILKRLRLSPVLGYLIAGAAIGDHGLKIVTYDQTKLLGELGVVFLLFAIGLELSFERLKAMRRYVFGLGSLQVLTTAIVIAGAMVLIDGNSSAAIITGGGLALSSTALVMQVIEENRSQSTQIGRVSLAILLLQDLAVVPLLVVVPLLADSNKASLAAALGIALLKAVTALLTIFIVGRVFLRPVFSFISSESNNASELPISMTLLIVLSAAWATETFGLSLALGAFVAGVLVAETEFRLQAEESIYPFKSLFLGLFFMTVGMNIDALEMYEKISHILTLSIALIGIKTLIITAFCILFGFNKGVAFYSGLLLSQGGEFGFILFSLGKDSGVLEESTADILLLVVTFTMALTPLLAALGKKIAEKVDKGLGKTPTQMIELGARDLTNHIIIAGLGNTGKMVARVLEAEGISYVILDLDDDRVKEELSNGLPVFKGDVSQADTLKALGTERAFAIILTMNNQVTIKKSLKTISGNYQDIPIVVKLKNLKNAREFYDLGATTIIPESYETGLQIGGTVLKNIGISEQEINRIKVQFRLGNYIIAKKEDALSEVEDND